CACCCGTAGTGCAGTTCCATTACAAGGTCATTTTTGGAGTACTCCCCTCCGGCAAAAAGCATAAAAGCGGTTTTATATTTTAATTCCTCTTCTTTACTAAGAGCGACTCCACTTAATCTTTTGTCAAATATTGTTTCTACTTCCTTATCGGAAGACGGGACGTACATAATATATTCAGGAGCATGGTCTGTTGTGCGACAGCCTGAGGATATAAAGAACCCAAGTCTTTTCCGGAAAGCCTCTTTCATAGTCTTAAAAGAAGTAATATTAACGTCGCTTACTTCTGAAAAACGTGCGATGTAATCTTTAAACCCCGGTTTTTCTATATTCAGCGCTCTGTCCGGACGCCATGTGGGAAGAACCTGCACGTCAAAAGATTCCTCTTCTTTAATTTTCTTGTGCCATTCAAGATTGTCAACAGGATCGTCCGTAGTGCATATAAGCGTAACGCTGGACTGTTTTATCATAGAGCGCGCAGACATAGACTTTTCCTGAAGTTTTTCGTTACAAATTGTCCACACTTCCTTTGCAGTTTCGCCGTTTAAAACGCCTTCATAGCCGAAATATCTCCTGAGTTCAAGATGACTCCAGTGATAAAGAGGATTTCCTATTGCTTTCTCAAGAGTTTCAGCCCATTTCTGGAATTTTTCACTGTCTGATGCGTTACCGGTTATGTACTTTTCTTCCACACCGCAGGAGCGCATTTGACGCCATTTATAATGGTCTGAGCCGAGCCAGAGCTGGCTTATATTTTCAAACTGTCTGTCCTTAGCAATCTCTTCAGGATTAATGTGGCAGTGGTAATCCAGAATAGGCTTTTTTTCCGCATATTTGTGGAAAAGTTCTTTTGCCGCTTCCGTAGAAAGTAAAAAATCTTTATCAAGGAACTTTTTCATAATTTTCTCCGGGTTTTATTTTTATACGCCTGAATATGCCTGAAAACCACCGTCAACCGCGATAATGCTGCCTGTGACGAAACCGGATGCTTCTTCGTCGCAAAGCCATGAAAGCGCGCCGAATAAATCACGCGCTTCGCCGAAACGTCTCATTGGCGTATGTGTGATAATTTTATGTGATCGTGATGTAAGCGAGCCGTCAGTGTTTGTCAAAAGCGATTTGTTTTGATTTGTAAGGAAGAATCCGGGTGCAACGGCGTTTACGCGCAGGCCTTGTTCTGCAAAATGTACCGCAAGCCACTTCGTAAAATTGTCAATTGCCGCTTTTGCCGCGGCATAACCGAGAACTTTTGTCATAGGACTCTGAGCTGCCATACTTGAAAAATTTATAATGACAGCTCCCTTTGTGCCGAGCATGCGTTTTGTAAAAATTTGAGAGACAAGAAACGTACCCATAAAATTTAGTGAGAAAACTTTTTCTATCTCTTTTGAATCTAAATCAAAAAAAGAACAGACGTTCGGATTATTCAAATCTTTGGGGTTAAAAATTTCATTTGTAGTATTGGCATTTGGCATATTGCCGCCGGCGCCGTTTATAAGGATATGGTACTGCCCGAAATCTTTATATATCTGTTCTTCCGTTTTAATAAGATTTTCTTTATCAAGCACATCGCAGGCATATGCTTTTGCAATACCGCCGGTACTGGTAATTTCTTCTGCAGTGCACTGGGCATTTTTAAGGTTTCTGCTGAGAACGGCTGTTTTAACGCCTTTTGAAGCTAATTCTTTCGCGTAGGCGCTGAGCAGCACTCCGCCGGCACCGGTTATGACAGCCACCTTTTTATTCCACTCCATACTGCCCCCTTTTAGATGCAGATATTTTTTCAAAAGCATCCCATAATCCAAAAATGTACATTATGCCGAGAGATCTGTCATATAAACCATATCCGGGTCGGCATTTTTCGTCCCATATATGTCGTCCATGATCAGGACGGACATAATATTTATAATTTATATCGTGGTATGCCTTTACAATTTCTGTTATATCAAGAGAACCGTCGGAAGTTTTGTGAGAAGTCTCTGTAAAATCTCCGTTTTTAAAATGCCGGATATTGCGTATATGCGCAAAGTATATCCTGTCGCCGAACTCCCGCACTATAGCTGCAATGTTATTTTTCGTGCAGGAGCCTAAAGAACCGCTGCATAAAGTGAGTCCGTTTGAAGGATTGTCAACAAGGCTTAAAAATTTTTTGATATTGTCTCTGCAGGTTATTATACGAGAAAGACCAAATATACTCCACGGCGGATCGTCGGGATGTATGGCCATTTTTATGCCGCTTTCCTGTGCGACGGGTATAATTTCCTGCAAAAAGTATTTCAGATTTTCCCAAAGGTCGTCATCTTTTATCTCTTTATAGGCTTCAAAAAGTTCTTTTATTTTTGAAAGTCTTTCCGGCTCCCATCCGGGCATCGTCAAAAGACCTTCTTGTTTTGACATTTGTTCTAAAAACTTAACCGGATTTATATTGTCAACTTTAGCTTTTTCATAAAAAAGCGCTGTAGAACCGTCAGACTGGGGTTTGTACAGGTCTGTCCGTGTCCAATCAAAAACCGGCATAAAGTTGTAACATACGACTTTTACGCCGGCTCTGCCGAGATTTTTAAGAGTATTTTTATAATTTTCTATATATTTTTTGCGGGAAGGAAGTCCAAGTTTGATATCTTCGTGAACATTAACACTTTCAACAACATCAGCATTAAAGTTATATTTTGCAGCTTGCGCCTTAACTTCTTCAATGCGCTCAACAGTCCAGCATTCCCCTGCTGGTATGTCATGCAGTGCCCATACTATTCCTTCAACGCCGGGTATCTGTCTTATATACCTCAGCGGTATGGGATCAACGTTTTCCCCGTACCACCTGAAGGTCATTTTCATGTATTTGTTACCTCTCTACACGACCGGAAGCATTCCCACCAGCAAGTTTTTTGACCTCATCAACCGAAACCTGATTATAGTCCCCTTCAATACTGTGTTTTAAGCAACTTGCGGCAACCGCAAATTCTATTGTTTTCTGACCCGCATAGTCGTTTATTGAGGAATATATTAATCCAGCGCCGAAAGAATCGCCTCCGCCTACGCGGTCAATGATATGTATCAGATACTCTCTGCTGAAGAAGAATTCCTTGCCGTCATAAAGCATAGCTGCCCAGCGGTTATCGCTGGCGGAAATAGAGCTTCTAAGCGTTATTGCCACTTTTGAGAAATTAAATCTTGTCTTTAATTCCTGCGCCACTTCTTTATAGCCTTCATGATTAATT
This genomic interval from Candidatus Endomicrobiellum trichonymphae contains the following:
- the uxaC gene encoding glucuronate isomerase, whose translation is MKKFLDKDFLLSTEAAKELFHKYAEKKPILDYHCHINPEEIAKDRQFENISQLWLGSDHYKWRQMRSCGVEEKYITGNASDSEKFQKWAETLEKAIGNPLYHWSHLELRRYFGYEGVLNGETAKEVWTICNEKLQEKSMSARSMIKQSSVTLICTTDDPVDNLEWHKKIKEEESFDVQVLPTWRPDRALNIEKPGFKDYIARFSEVSDVNITSFKTMKEAFRKRLGFFISSGCRTTDHAPEYIMYVPSSDKEVETIFDKRLSGVALSKEEELKYKTAFMLFAGGEYSKNDLVMELHYGCKRNNNTLVFDKLGPDTGHDCIDNFAPGAQLSNFLDALDSAGQLPRTIIYSLNPNDNAVIGTILGCFQDSSALSKIQQGAAWWFNDHKPGITEQLTSLANLGILSNFVGMLTDSRSFLSYTRHEYFRRILCDLIGSWVENGEYPYDVKILSKIVSDISYDNAVRYFKFKL
- a CDS encoding SDR family oxidoreductase, yielding MEWNKKVAVITGAGGVLLSAYAKELASKGVKTAVLSRNLKNAQCTAEEITSTGGIAKAYACDVLDKENLIKTEEQIYKDFGQYHILINGAGGNMPNANTTNEIFNPKDLNNPNVCSFFDLDSKEIEKVFSLNFMGTFLVSQIFTKRMLGTKGAVIINFSSMAAQSPMTKVLGYAAAKAAIDNFTKWLAVHFAEQGLRVNAVAPGFFLTNQNKSLLTNTDGSLTSRSHKIITHTPMRRFGEARDLFGALSWLCDEEASGFVTGSIIAVDGGFQAYSGV
- the uxuA gene encoding mannonate dehydratase — its product is MKMTFRWYGENVDPIPLRYIRQIPGVEGIVWALHDIPAGECWTVERIEEVKAQAAKYNFNADVVESVNVHEDIKLGLPSRKKYIENYKNTLKNLGRAGVKVVCYNFMPVFDWTRTDLYKPQSDGSTALFYEKAKVDNINPVKFLEQMSKQEGLLTMPGWEPERLSKIKELFEAYKEIKDDDLWENLKYFLQEIIPVAQESGIKMAIHPDDPPWSIFGLSRIITCRDNIKKFLSLVDNPSNGLTLCSGSLGSCTKNNIAAIVREFGDRIYFAHIRNIRHFKNGDFTETSHKTSDGSLDITEIVKAYHDINYKYYVRPDHGRHIWDEKCRPGYGLYDRSLGIMYIFGLWDAFEKISASKRGQYGVE